The Henckelia pumila isolate YLH828 chromosome 2, ASM3356847v2, whole genome shotgun sequence genome includes a window with the following:
- the LOC140884500 gene encoding probable auxin efflux carrier component 8: MISLSSVSHIITSIIPLYIAMIAAYISLKWWKLFTPDQCSGINKFVANFSVPLLSFQVISNNNPYKMNFKLVCADFLQKTLAFIILSVSARIISGGNLKWIITGVSLSTLPNTLILGIPLLRAMYGSGAVVFLAQIVVLQSLVWYNLLLILFELDATNESLRAASPPTTVAGESEGPQNDEGEVNERIRNHKERKIKTICLTVGRKLIRNPNTHASLAGLIWASIHFRVGVKLPHVIEKSVSILSDGGLGMAMFSLGLFMASQKSVIACGARKATLAMAMKFVAGPLLMAAPSAALGLRGTLLKVAILQAALPQGLVPFVFAKEYNVHPDILSTGVIFGLLIAVPIALAYYFLLGL, from the exons ATGATAAGCTTATCCAGTGTCTCCCACATTATCACTTCAATTATCCCGTTATACATTGCCATGATTGCAGCTTACATATCCCTTAAGTGGTGGAAACTTTTCACTCCGGATCAATGCTCGGGGATCAACAAATTTGTAGCAAATTTCTCAGTCCCTCTTCTATCCTTCCAAGTGATCTCAAATAACAATCCCTACAAAATGAACTTTAAACTTGTATGCGCCGACTTTCTTCAGAAGACGCTAGCTTTCATTATTCTTTCCGTGTCTGCAAGAATAATATCTGGAGGAAATCTGAAATGGATCATTACCGGTGTTTCTTTATCAACACTGCCTAACACTTTGATTTTAGGGATCCCATTATTGAGGGCAATGTATGGAAGTGGAGCTGTGGTTTTCTTGGCTCAGATTGTTGTGTTACAAAGCTTGGTTTGGTATAACCTTTTGTTGATTCTTTTTGAGCTCGATGCTACGAATGAATCGCTAAGGGCTGCATCTCCTCCTACAACAGTAGCAG GAGAATCGGAAGGCCCTCAAAATGACGAAGGTGAAGTAAATGAAAGAATCCGGAATCACaaggaaagaaaaataaagacaaTTTGTTTGACAGTGGGGAGAAAGCTCATCAGAAATCCCAATACCCATGCATCCTTAGCAGGTCTTATATGGGCAAGCATCCATTTCAG GGTGGGAGTAAAGCTGCCACATGTAATCGAAAAATCCGTGTCGATATTGTCAGATGGGGGACTTGGGATGGCTATGTTCAGCTTAG GACTCTTCATGGCATCACAGAAATCAGTGATAGCCTGCGGGGCTCGGAAAGCAACACTAGCCATGGCCATGAAATTTGTAGCAGGACCCTTGCTCATGGCTGCACCCTCGGCCGCACTCGGACTGAGAGGAACATTGCTTAAAGTAGCAATCTTGCAG GCCGCTTTACCTCAAGGATTGGTTCCGTTTGTATTTGCTAAGGAGTACAACGTACATCCAGACATATTGAGCACGGG GGTGATCTTTGGTTTGCTGATAGCTGTGCCGATTGCGTTAGCCTACTATTTCTTGCTGGGTTTGTAG
- the LOC140881353 gene encoding AP2-like ethylene-responsive transcription factor At1g16060 encodes MAMKMIKSDPYLGRDVVSMMDGEAPEVMPVKRRKRDASAIALSCDNQQTPNQQVDPTSAATTVKRSSRFRGVSRHKWTGRYEAHLWDKLTWNVTQKKKGKQVYLGAYDDEEAAARAYDLAALKYWGTSTLTNFPISDYEKEIEIMHTLTKEEYLASLRRKSSGFSRGVSKYRGVARHHHNGRWEARIGRVFGNKYLYLGTYSTQEEAAHAYDIAAIEYRGINAVTNFDLSTYIRWLKPGASTSVPDKKTTPCRDSPAIFSNFRTGEESLSPFMKRRAFSADDLTKQERFANKVPVTPCTKSSPTALSLLLRSSVFKELVEKNSNVEEEIDGESMRNQKIEDRHPELGAILYDGIEDRAFVFSSNANTFQLQGPLHFNYDCEDMVGSNTIGMPPIC; translated from the exons ATGGCGATGAAAATGATAAAGAGTGATCCATACCTTGGAAGGGATGTTGTAAGCATGATGGATGGTGAAGCTCCTGAGGTGATGCCTGTAAAACGTAGAAAAAGAGATGCAAGTGCTATAGCACTAAGCTGTGATAACCAGCAGACACCAAATCAACAAGTTGATCCAACTTCTGCAGCAACAACAGTGAAAAGAAGTTCAAGATTTCGTGGTGTTAGCAGGCATAAATGGACAGGTCGATACGAAGCACACCTGTGGGACAAACTTACATGGAATGTAACACAGAAGAAGAAGGGGAAACAAG TGTATCTTG GTGCATATGATGATGAGGAAGCTGCAGCAAGGGCATATGATTTAGCAGCACTAAAATATTGGGGGACATCAACTTTAACCAATTTTCCT ATCTCTGATTATGAGAAGGAAATTGAAATCATGCACACTCTAACAAAGGAAGAGTATCTAGCCTCACTGAGAAG AAAAAGCAGCGGTTTTTCAAGAGGGGTATCTAAGTATAGAGGAGTTGCCAG GCACCATCATAATGGAAGATGGGAAGCTAGAATAGGAAGAGTTTTTGGAAATAAGTACCTGTATCTCGGAACTTACA GTACTCAAGAAGAGGCAGCCCATGCATATGACATTGCAGCAATAGAATACAGAGGGATAAACGCTGTCACGAACTTTGACTTGAGCACGTATATCAGATGGTTAAAGCCAGGAGCAAGCACTTCAGTTCCAGACAAGAAAACAACACCATGCCGAGATTCCCCAGCAATATTTTCCAATTTCCGCACAGGAGAGGAATCACTGTCTCCCTTCATGAAAAGAAGAGCTTTTAGTGCGGATGACCTCACCAAGCAAGAAAGGTTTGCCAACAAAGTGCCAGTTACCCCATGCACCAAATCCTCTCCAACAGCTCTCAGTCTACTCCTCAGGTCTTCCGTTTTTAAAGAACTGGTTGAGAAGAACTCAAACGTCGAGGAGGAAATTGATGGTGAGAGCATGAGAAACCAGAAAATTGAGGATAGACACCCCGAACTTGGTGCAATCTTATATGATGGAATTGAAGATCGAGCATTTGTATTTTCTTCTAATGCAAACACCTTTCAGTTGCAAGGCCCACTCCATTTCAACTACGACTGTGAAGATATGGTTGGGAGCAACACAATAGGCATGCCCCCTATCTGCTAA